From Yersinia hibernica, a single genomic window includes:
- the fhuB gene encoding Fe(3+)-hydroxamate ABC transporter permease FhuB: protein MMAKKRRKSWLLPACLLGLLLMFAVALTLYNFSQVLPASLWGAALWQPNSDDVRQMLFHYSQLPRLAVALLTGAGLGLVGVLFQQVLRNPLAEPATLGVAAGAQLGLTIATLWMLPGGELTRQLAAMAGGIMVGLLVFGVAWGKRMSPVTLILAGLVLGLYCSAVSNLLALFNYDQLQGLFLWSSGALNQQDWSTVQFLLPRLLITGVLAALLIRPLTLLGLDDGVARNLGLGLSLARLSALAVAILFSAMLVNAVGVIGFIGLFAPLLARILGARRLAQRLMLAPLLGALLLWVTDQSLIWLAQVWQEIPTGAATALIGAPLLLWLLPRLHSATPPSMDFGDNVPAERQHLGLWISGGLLIMLAGLSVALMFGRDSHGWNWISGEDIQALLHWRWPRVLAALAAGMMLAVAGTLIQKLTGNPMASPEVLGISSGASFGVVIMMFIVPGNALAWLLPAGSLGAAVTLLLILVVAGRGGFSPGRMLLAGIALSTAFTTVITMLLASGDPRMRGLLTWISGSTYAVDGPQALITGVIALILVALTPLCRRWLTILPLGSVTARALGVALLPSRLAILLLAATMTAAATLTVGPLSFVGLMAPHMARMLGFRRAIPQLFLAAILGGLLMVFADWCGRMLLFPNQIPAGLLATFIGAPYFVYLLRKQGR, encoded by the coding sequence ATGATGGCCAAAAAACGACGTAAAAGTTGGCTGCTGCCAGCCTGCTTACTTGGCTTGCTGCTCATGTTTGCCGTGGCATTGACGCTATATAATTTTAGTCAGGTACTACCGGCCTCACTCTGGGGGGCTGCACTATGGCAGCCAAATAGTGATGATGTGCGCCAAATGTTATTTCACTACAGCCAACTTCCCCGGTTGGCGGTGGCACTGCTCACTGGGGCCGGGCTGGGGCTAGTGGGGGTTTTGTTTCAGCAGGTATTGCGCAATCCACTGGCTGAACCGGCCACTCTGGGGGTTGCTGCCGGTGCTCAACTTGGCCTGACTATCGCGACATTATGGATGTTACCCGGTGGTGAATTGACCCGGCAACTGGCGGCGATGGCCGGTGGCATCATGGTTGGGTTGTTGGTATTTGGTGTTGCCTGGGGCAAACGGATGTCGCCCGTGACCCTGATATTGGCAGGGTTGGTTCTCGGCCTTTACTGTAGCGCGGTCAGTAATTTGTTGGCGCTATTCAATTATGATCAACTGCAAGGATTGTTCCTGTGGAGTAGCGGTGCCCTGAATCAACAAGATTGGAGCACGGTGCAGTTTTTGCTACCGCGCTTGCTGATAACTGGTGTATTGGCTGCTTTATTAATTCGCCCATTAACTTTGCTCGGTCTGGATGATGGTGTGGCCCGTAATCTGGGCTTAGGATTGTCGTTAGCGCGGCTAAGTGCGTTGGCAGTGGCAATCTTATTTAGTGCAATGTTGGTTAATGCCGTCGGAGTCATTGGTTTTATTGGTCTATTTGCGCCTTTACTGGCAAGAATTTTGGGGGCTCGCCGATTAGCGCAACGTTTGATGTTGGCTCCGCTCTTGGGAGCTTTACTGCTGTGGGTTACGGACCAGAGCCTTATCTGGCTGGCACAAGTTTGGCAGGAAATCCCAACGGGGGCGGCAACTGCGCTAATTGGCGCTCCGCTTTTATTATGGCTGTTGCCTCGCCTGCATAGCGCGACCCCACCCAGTATGGATTTTGGTGACAATGTTCCTGCCGAACGGCAACATTTGGGCTTATGGATCAGTGGCGGCTTATTGATAATGCTTGCCGGCTTATCTGTGGCGCTAATGTTTGGTCGTGATAGTCATGGCTGGAATTGGATTTCTGGGGAGGATATCCAAGCATTGTTGCACTGGCGCTGGCCACGGGTCTTGGCTGCGCTGGCCGCCGGTATGATGCTGGCAGTTGCGGGAACATTAATTCAAAAACTGACGGGTAATCCAATGGCCAGCCCCGAAGTGTTGGGGATCAGTTCCGGTGCATCTTTCGGTGTTGTCATCATGATGTTTATCGTGCCAGGTAATGCGCTAGCATGGTTGCTACCCGCCGGAAGCTTGGGGGCGGCGGTAACTTTATTACTGATTTTGGTGGTGGCTGGCCGTGGCGGGTTTTCACCTGGCCGCATGTTATTGGCAGGGATTGCGCTGAGCACCGCCTTTACCACGGTGATAACTATGTTATTGGCCAGCGGTGATCCGCGCATGCGGGGTTTACTGACTTGGATCTCAGGTTCTACCTATGCTGTTGATGGCCCACAAGCATTGATTACCGGTGTTATTGCGCTGATTTTGGTGGCATTAACTCCATTGTGCCGCCGTTGGTTAACTATCTTGCCACTGGGGAGTGTGACCGCCAGAGCATTGGGGGTGGCGCTATTACCTAGCCGATTAGCCATCTTGCTGTTGGCGGCCACGATGACAGCAGCGGCCACATTGACGGTGGGGCCATTAAGTTTTGTCGGCCTGATGGCACCGCATATGGCTCGAATGCTAGGCTTCCGGCGTGCTATCCCACAGTTATTTCTTGCGGCTATCTTAGGTGGTTTATTGATGGTCTTTGCTGATTGGTGTGGCCGGATGTTGTTATTCCCAAATCAAATCCCCGCAGGGTTATTGGCGACGTTTATCGGTGCCCCGTACTTTGTTTATTTATTGCGTAAACAGGGGCGGTAA
- the hemL gene encoding glutamate-1-semialdehyde 2,1-aminomutase codes for MSKSESLYAQAKQLIPGGVNSPVRAFTGVGGVPLFIERADGAYLFDVDGNAYIDYVGSWGPMVLGHNHPAIRQAVIEAVERGLSFGAPTEMEVKMAELVTNLVPTMDMVRMVNSGTEATMSAIRLARGFTGRDKIIKFEGCYHGHADCLLVKAGSGALTLGQPNSPGVPADFAKHTLTCTYNDLASVRKTFEQYPQDVACIIVEPVAGNMNCVPPLPEFLPGLRALCDEFGALLIIDEVMTGFRVALAGAQDYYGVVPDLTCLGKIIGGGMPVGAFGGRRDVMDALAPTGPVYQAGTLSGNPIAMAAGFACLTEVAQVGIHETLTELTDSLATGLLHAAKAENIPLVVNHVGGMFGIFFTDAPTVTCYQDVMNCDVERFKHFFHLMLEEGIYLAPSAFEAGFMSVAHSPEDIQKTVNAARRCFAKL; via the coding sequence ATGAGTAAATCCGAAAGTCTGTATGCCCAGGCAAAACAGCTAATCCCAGGCGGGGTTAACTCTCCGGTGCGTGCTTTCACCGGTGTCGGTGGCGTCCCATTATTCATTGAACGTGCTGATGGCGCTTATTTATTTGATGTGGATGGTAATGCCTATATTGATTATGTTGGTTCTTGGGGGCCAATGGTCTTGGGGCACAATCACCCGGCAATTCGTCAGGCCGTGATTGAAGCAGTCGAACGCGGTCTGAGCTTTGGCGCACCAACAGAAATGGAAGTCAAAATGGCTGAATTGGTAACCAATTTAGTCCCGACCATGGATATGGTGCGCATGGTCAACTCCGGTACAGAGGCGACCATGAGTGCCATTCGTTTGGCCCGAGGCTTCACTGGTCGCGATAAAATTATCAAGTTTGAGGGTTGCTATCATGGCCATGCAGATTGTCTGCTGGTAAAAGCGGGTTCAGGCGCCTTAACACTTGGCCAACCTAACTCTCCAGGCGTGCCCGCAGACTTTGCGAAGCATACCCTGACTTGTACCTATAATGATTTAGCCTCCGTGCGCAAAACCTTTGAGCAATATCCGCAAGACGTGGCTTGTATCATTGTTGAACCTGTCGCCGGTAATATGAATTGCGTTCCCCCCTTACCGGAGTTCCTGCCCGGATTACGCGCATTATGTGATGAGTTTGGCGCGCTGTTAATTATTGATGAAGTCATGACCGGTTTTCGTGTGGCATTAGCCGGAGCGCAGGATTATTACGGTGTTGTCCCTGATTTGACCTGTCTGGGGAAAATTATTGGCGGCGGTATGCCGGTGGGGGCGTTTGGTGGTCGTCGCGATGTCATGGATGCTCTGGCACCAACAGGCCCGGTTTATCAGGCGGGTACACTATCCGGTAACCCAATTGCCATGGCGGCCGGTTTTGCTTGCCTGACTGAGGTGGCTCAGGTTGGTATTCATGAGACCCTAACAGAGTTAACCGACTCTCTGGCGACTGGTCTGCTACATGCCGCGAAAGCAGAGAATATTCCACTGGTAGTTAACCATGTAGGGGGGATGTTCGGCATATTCTTTACCGATGCTCCAACCGTGACTTGCTATCAGGATGTGATGAACTGCGACGTCGAGCGATTCAAGCACTTCTTCCATTTGATGCTAGAAGAAGGTATTTATCTGGCTCCGTCGGCTTTTGAAGCGGGCTTTATGTCCGTGGCGCACAGCCCAGAAGATATCCAGAAAACTGTGAATGCGGCTCGTCGCTGTTTTGCCAAGCTTTAA
- the clcA gene encoding H(+)/Cl(-) exchange transporter ClcA codes for MTDSTQNISTEGISEVKRGRFIHALVNRDTTPLVILIMAAVVGVVTGLVGVAFDRGVDWIQQERLSIVANVANNAILVWPLAFIMSALLAMVGYFLVRRFAPEAGGSGIPEIEGAMEEMRPVRWWRVIPVKFIGGLGTLGAGMVLGREGPMVQMGANSGRMIVDIFRLRSSEARHSLLATGAAAGLSAAFNAPLAGILFVIEEMRSQFRYSLVSIKAVFVGVITSTIVYRYFNGERAIIDVGKLSDVSLNSLWLYLLLGIIFGAVGVMFNALIFRTQDMFMRFHGGDWRKLVLIGGLLGGMCGLLALIHGEAVGGGFALIPIAVAGNYSIGMLLFIFVARVVTTLLCFGSGAPGGIFAPMLALGTILGTAFGLSCAHFFPEYAIDAGTFAIAGMGALFAASVRAPLTGIVLVLEMTDNYQLILPMIVTCLGATLIAQFMGGKPLYSAILARTLQRQEQAAKAAEQQAVVESSTQTGR; via the coding sequence ATGACTGACTCAACGCAAAACATATCTACAGAAGGCATTTCTGAGGTGAAACGTGGCCGCTTTATCCATGCTTTGGTTAATCGTGATACGACACCTTTAGTTATTCTTATCATGGCAGCGGTGGTTGGTGTGGTCACCGGTTTAGTCGGGGTGGCTTTTGATCGCGGCGTCGATTGGATTCAGCAAGAAAGGTTGTCGATTGTCGCAAACGTTGCTAACAATGCGATTTTAGTCTGGCCGCTGGCCTTTATTATGTCGGCATTGCTGGCGATGGTGGGGTATTTTCTGGTGCGCCGTTTTGCTCCTGAGGCCGGTGGTTCGGGGATACCTGAAATAGAAGGGGCCATGGAAGAGATGCGGCCCGTTCGCTGGTGGCGGGTTATCCCAGTCAAGTTTATTGGTGGCCTTGGCACACTCGGGGCTGGCATGGTGTTAGGCCGCGAGGGGCCGATGGTGCAAATGGGGGCCAATAGTGGGCGGATGATTGTCGATATCTTCCGTCTGCGCAGCTCTGAAGCTCGCCACTCTTTATTAGCGACCGGTGCCGCTGCGGGGCTATCTGCCGCGTTTAATGCTCCACTAGCGGGGATATTATTTGTTATTGAAGAGATGCGTTCGCAGTTCCGCTACAGCTTGGTATCCATTAAAGCGGTATTTGTCGGGGTGATAACTTCAACCATTGTCTATCGCTACTTTAATGGTGAGCGGGCCATTATCGATGTTGGCAAGCTCAGTGATGTGTCGCTAAATAGCTTGTGGCTCTATTTGTTGCTGGGCATTATTTTCGGAGCAGTGGGCGTGATGTTTAATGCGCTAATATTCCGTACGCAAGATATGTTTATGCGCTTTCACGGCGGTGATTGGCGCAAACTGGTGTTGATAGGCGGCTTACTGGGGGGGATGTGTGGTTTGCTGGCATTGATTCATGGTGAAGCTGTGGGCGGCGGTTTTGCATTAATTCCTATCGCGGTCGCCGGTAACTACAGTATTGGCATGTTGCTTTTTATCTTTGTTGCCAGAGTGGTCACCACTTTATTGTGTTTTGGTTCTGGTGCTCCGGGCGGGATATTTGCCCCTATGTTGGCTCTGGGAACCATTCTGGGAACCGCTTTTGGCTTATCTTGCGCGCACTTTTTCCCTGAATACGCTATTGATGCAGGGACTTTTGCCATCGCTGGAATGGGGGCGCTGTTTGCCGCTTCGGTGCGGGCACCTCTTACCGGGATCGTGCTGGTGTTGGAAATGACCGATAATTATCAGCTCATTTTGCCCATGATAGTGACTTGCTTGGGGGCAACATTAATCGCGCAATTTATGGGGGGTAAGCCCTTGTATTCAGCTATTTTGGCCCGCACTTTACAAAGGCAAGAGCAAGCAGCAAAGGCGGCGGAGCAACAAGCGGTGGTTGAAAGTAGCACTCAAACAGGTAGATAA
- the erpA gene encoding iron-sulfur cluster insertion protein ErpA, translated as MSDETVLPLQFTEAAAKKVKLLISDEENPNLKLRVYITGGGCSGFQYGFTFDDQINDGDMTIEKQGVELVVDPMSLQYLVGGAVDYTEGLEGSRFIVTNPNAKSTCGCGSSFSI; from the coding sequence ATGAGTGACGAAACAGTACTGCCCCTGCAGTTTACCGAGGCAGCGGCAAAAAAAGTGAAACTGCTGATTTCTGATGAGGAAAATCCAAATCTGAAGCTGCGGGTCTACATCACTGGTGGTGGATGTAGCGGGTTCCAGTATGGCTTTACTTTTGATGATCAGATAAACGATGGTGATATGACCATTGAAAAGCAAGGTGTTGAACTGGTTGTTGACCCAATGAGTTTACAATATTTGGTCGGTGGTGCAGTGGATTATACCGAAGGGCTGGAAGGTTCTCGCTTTATCGTGACAAATCCGAATGCGAAGAGCACTTGTGGGTGTGGCTCTTCTTTCAGCATCTAG
- a CDS encoding TRIC cation channel family protein: MLVYWLDILGTAVFAISGVLLAGKLRMDPFGVLVLGVVTAVGGGTIRDMALANGPVFWVKDPTDLVVAMVTCLATILLVRQPRRTPKWILPVLDAIGLAVFVGIGVNKAFAADASPLVAICMGVITGVGGGIIRDVLAREIPMILRTEIYATACIIGGIVHATAFYTFGMPLQQAMMLGMVITLGIRLAAIRWRLKLPTFEIEH; this comes from the coding sequence ATGCTGGTCTATTGGCTGGATATTTTAGGTACTGCGGTATTTGCTATCTCTGGTGTGTTGCTGGCGGGGAAGTTGCGTATGGATCCCTTTGGCGTACTGGTTTTGGGTGTAGTGACCGCGGTTGGTGGTGGGACAATCCGCGATATGGCCTTAGCCAATGGCCCCGTATTTTGGGTCAAAGATCCCACTGACTTAGTGGTGGCGATGGTCACTTGTCTGGCAACTATTTTGCTGGTGCGACAGCCACGACGCACACCAAAATGGATCTTGCCGGTGCTCGATGCCATTGGCTTGGCGGTGTTCGTGGGGATCGGGGTCAATAAAGCTTTTGCAGCCGATGCCAGCCCCTTAGTCGCTATCTGTATGGGAGTAATAACCGGCGTTGGGGGAGGAATTATCCGTGATGTCTTAGCCCGTGAGATCCCAATGATCCTGCGTACTGAAATCTACGCCACAGCCTGCATCATCGGCGGAATTGTCCATGCAACAGCGTTTTATACTTTTGGCATGCCACTGCAACAAGCGATGATGCTGGGCATGGTGATAACCCTTGGTATCAGGCTCGCCGCTATTCGCTGGCGTTTAAAACTGCCAACATTTGAAATCGAGCATTAA
- the btuF gene encoding vitamin B12 ABC transporter substrate-binding protein BtuF, producing the protein MVRRKIAPRARAAIILPLAGILLFSLLTKSVLAAERVISLSPSTTELAYAAGLGDKLIAVSAYSDYPAAAKKLEHVASWQGVNVERILALKPDLILAWRGGNPQRPLDQLASFGIPIFYSDPANIDQIADDLDKLAQYSPQPEKAHLAAGKLRQEVSELRNNNARSQPLRTFLQFGTQPLFTSSGHTLQSEVISLCGGENIFAGSRVPWPQVSREQVMTRQPQLIVVSGDKSQADNIHTFWQPQLTVPVITLNEDWFNRAGPRIVLAAKQLCQQMASLPSSVAESH; encoded by the coding sequence ATGGTGCGGCGCAAGATTGCCCCGAGGGCGCGAGCAGCAATAATCCTGCCCTTGGCAGGGATATTGTTGTTCAGCCTGTTGACCAAATCAGTGCTGGCAGCGGAGCGGGTTATCAGTTTGTCTCCCAGCACCACTGAGTTGGCCTATGCTGCCGGGCTTGGGGACAAACTAATTGCAGTAAGTGCTTACTCTGACTATCCCGCAGCGGCTAAAAAGCTGGAACACGTCGCTTCCTGGCAAGGGGTCAATGTCGAACGTATTTTGGCATTAAAGCCAGATTTGATCCTTGCCTGGCGCGGCGGAAATCCACAGCGCCCGTTGGATCAACTGGCTTCTTTTGGTATTCCGATTTTCTATTCTGATCCCGCTAATATTGATCAAATTGCAGATGATCTGGATAAACTGGCTCAATACAGCCCACAACCAGAGAAAGCACATCTGGCTGCTGGGAAATTACGTCAGGAAGTCAGTGAGTTACGCAACAATAATGCCCGCAGTCAGCCGCTACGGACTTTCCTGCAATTTGGTACTCAACCGCTATTTACCAGCTCAGGACATACATTACAGAGTGAAGTTATTTCCCTTTGTGGCGGGGAAAATATTTTTGCCGGTAGCCGTGTTCCTTGGCCGCAAGTTAGTCGTGAGCAAGTGATGACGCGCCAGCCACAGCTGATAGTGGTAAGTGGTGATAAGTCTCAGGCAGATAACATCCACACCTTTTGGCAGCCCCAGCTTACAGTGCCGGTGATAACACTCAATGAGGACTGGTTTAATCGTGCTGGCCCACGCATTGTACTGGCGGCCAAACAGCTGTGCCAACAAATGGCCAGCCTTCCATCTTCTGTGGCGGAGTCACATTAA
- the mtnN gene encoding 5'-methylthioadenosine/S-adenosylhomocysteine nucleosidase produces the protein MKVGIIGAMEQEVTLLRDKIENRQTLARAGCEIYTGQLNGVDVALLKSGIGKVSAAMGTTLLLEHCQPDIVINTGSAGGLASSLKVGDIVVSTEVRYHDADVTAFGYEPGQMAGCPAAFIAAPELIALAESCINELNLNAVRGLICSGDAFINGAAPLARIRATFPTVAAVEMEAAAIGHVCYLFKTPFVVVRAISDVADRESHLSFDEFLVVAAKQSTLMIEAMLTTLAQRG, from the coding sequence ATGAAAGTAGGCATTATTGGTGCAATGGAACAAGAAGTCACACTGCTGCGTGACAAAATTGAAAATCGCCAAACCTTAGCACGCGCGGGCTGTGAGATTTACACCGGCCAACTCAATGGTGTTGATGTCGCCTTGCTGAAATCGGGTATTGGTAAAGTGTCTGCAGCAATGGGCACCACTCTATTATTAGAGCATTGCCAGCCAGACATTGTTATCAATACCGGTTCCGCTGGTGGCCTAGCCTCTAGTCTGAAAGTCGGCGATATCGTGGTTTCTACTGAAGTCCGCTATCACGATGCCGATGTGACAGCTTTTGGCTATGAACCAGGACAAATGGCGGGTTGTCCAGCAGCTTTCATCGCCGCTCCTGAGCTGATTGCACTGGCTGAAAGTTGCATCAATGAATTGAATTTAAATGCAGTGCGTGGCCTGATTTGTAGCGGCGATGCTTTCATCAATGGGGCAGCCCCTTTGGCTCGCATTCGCGCCACTTTCCCGACCGTGGCAGCCGTTGAAATGGAAGCCGCGGCCATCGGCCATGTTTGCTACCTCTTCAAAACACCTTTTGTTGTGGTTCGCGCTATTTCTGACGTTGCTGATAGAGAGTCTCATCTGAGTTTTGATGAATTTCTGGTTGTCGCCGCCAAACAGTCGACTCTGATGATTGAAGCAATGCTAACCACACTGGCTCAGCGCGGTTAA
- the dgt gene encoding dGTPase has translation MSGIDFKQKISFQRPFGKPSSAEDEYEITRVFESDRGRIVNSAAIRRLQQKTQVFPLERNAAVRSRLTHSLEVQQVGRYIAKEILNRFKQDKKITAYGLDKLLDPFESIVEMACLMHDIGNPPFGHFGESAINNWFTKQMDPNGGGAEPRGKDQCKVNILKLREGETELNILRSKIRRDLSQFEGNAQAIRLVYSLLKLNLTYAQVGCILKYTKPAYWSDDIPASHHYLMKKPGFYLAEEAYVKDLRRELNMGEFNRFPLTYIMEAADDISYCIADLEDAVEKNIFSAEQLYEHMVKEWGEVSHGDMFDKVVGGAFRQLGREQGRRSSEDQFFMYLRVNTVGKLVPHAAQRFIENLPAVFSGSFNQALLEDSSPACKLLQIFKKVAVKHVFNYPEVEQLELQGYRVISGLLDIYSPLLAMPQTAFTQLVVEDSHREYPIETRLFHKLSTKHRLAYAESAERLRNLPPEQHEIYEYYYRARLIQDYISGMTDLYAYDEYRRLMAAE, from the coding sequence ATGTCCGGGATCGACTTTAAACAGAAAATAAGTTTTCAGCGGCCATTTGGTAAACCCAGCTCGGCTGAGGATGAATATGAGATTACCCGAGTATTTGAAAGTGATCGCGGCCGCATTGTTAATTCCGCTGCCATTCGGCGTCTACAACAAAAAACACAAGTCTTCCCGTTGGAGCGCAATGCCGCCGTCCGCAGCCGTTTAACTCATTCGCTGGAAGTCCAGCAGGTCGGCCGTTATATCGCCAAAGAGATCCTCAATCGCTTTAAGCAAGATAAAAAAATCACCGCCTATGGGTTAGATAAACTGCTTGATCCCTTTGAAAGTATTGTAGAAATGGCATGTCTGATGCATGACATTGGTAACCCACCTTTTGGCCATTTTGGCGAGTCGGCAATTAATAATTGGTTTACTAAACAAATGGATCCTAATGGAGGGGGGGCCGAGCCACGGGGTAAAGATCAATGCAAAGTTAATATATTAAAACTGCGGGAGGGGGAAACTGAACTCAATATTCTGCGCAGTAAAATCCGTCGTGATTTAAGTCAGTTTGAGGGCAATGCACAAGCTATTCGCCTGGTTTATAGCTTATTAAAGTTGAATCTCACCTATGCCCAAGTTGGTTGCATTCTTAAATATACCAAGCCAGCTTATTGGTCAGATGATATTCCGGCTTCTCATCACTATTTGATGAAGAAACCAGGATTTTATCTCGCTGAAGAGGCATATGTTAAAGATTTACGTCGTGAACTTAATATGGGGGAGTTTAACCGTTTCCCGCTGACCTATATTATGGAAGCTGCGGATGATATCTCTTATTGTATTGCCGATTTAGAAGATGCGGTGGAAAAAAATATTTTTAGTGCTGAACAACTTTATGAGCATATGGTGAAAGAGTGGGGAGAAGTGAGTCATGGTGATATGTTTGATAAAGTGGTTGGTGGTGCATTTCGTCAATTAGGACGCGAACAAGGTCGGCGTAGTTCTGAAGATCAATTCTTTATGTATTTACGGGTTAATACCGTAGGGAAATTAGTTCCGCATGCAGCACAGCGTTTTATAGAGAATCTACCGGCGGTATTTTCAGGTTCGTTTAATCAGGCTTTATTAGAAGACTCCAGCCCGGCGTGTAAATTACTGCAAATTTTTAAAAAGGTAGCCGTAAAGCACGTATTCAATTATCCAGAAGTAGAACAGCTTGAATTACAAGGATATAGAGTTATTAGTGGGTTGCTTGATATTTATAGCCCGCTATTAGCTATGCCGCAAACAGCATTTACGCAATTAGTGGTAGAAGACAGTCATCGGGAGTACCCGATTGAGACTCGTTTGTTCCATAAATTGTCAACTAAGCATCGTCTGGCCTATGCGGAATCCGCGGAGCGATTACGTAATTTACCGCCAGAACAACATGAGATATATGAATATTATTATCGTGCGCGTTTAATTCAGGATTATATCAGCGGTATGACAGACCTTTATGCTTATGATGAATATCGCCGTTTGATGGCCGCGGAATAG
- the degP gene encoding serine endoprotease DegP, with amino-acid sequence MKKTTLVLSALALSIGLAMGPVSSAISAETASSSSQQLPSLAPMLEKVMPSVVSINVEGSAQVSNAAGAIPPQFQQFFGDDSPFCQDGSPFQASPMCQGGPGSKGGAPSKQDFRALGSGVIIDSAKGYVVTNNHVVDNATKISVKLSDGRSYEAKVIGKDPRTDIALLQLKDAKNLTAIKIADSDQLRVGDYTVAIGNPYGLGETVTSGIVSALGRSGLNVENYENFIQTDAAINRGNSGGALINLNGELIGINTAILAPDGGNIGIGFAIPSNMVKNLTAQMVEFGQVKRGELGIMGTELNSELAKAMNVDAQKGAFISQVLPKSAAAKAGIKAGDVIVSMNGKAINSFAGFRAEIGSLPVGSKMTLGLLREGKPVNVEVTLEQSSQTQVDSGNLYTGIEGAELSNSDVNGKKGVKVDSVKTGTAAARIGLKKGDIIMGVNQQPVQNLGELRKILDTKPSVLALSIQRGDTSLYLLMQ; translated from the coding sequence ATGAAAAAAACAACTTTAGTGTTAAGTGCATTGGCATTGAGCATCGGTTTAGCCATGGGGCCGGTTTCTTCTGCCATTTCGGCAGAAACGGCGTCTTCTAGCAGCCAGCAGCTCCCTAGCCTGGCGCCAATGCTAGAGAAGGTCATGCCTTCGGTTGTGAGTATCAATGTGGAGGGGAGCGCTCAAGTCAGCAATGCTGCAGGCGCTATTCCACCACAGTTCCAGCAATTCTTTGGTGATGATTCGCCATTCTGCCAGGACGGTTCCCCGTTCCAAGCTTCTCCGATGTGTCAGGGCGGCCCTGGTAGCAAAGGTGGTGCGCCGAGCAAACAGGATTTCCGAGCTTTGGGCTCAGGTGTCATTATTGATTCCGCTAAAGGTTATGTCGTGACCAATAACCATGTGGTAGATAATGCGACCAAAATCAGTGTGAAATTGAGTGATGGCCGCAGCTATGAAGCGAAAGTGATCGGCAAAGATCCACGTACCGATATCGCCTTATTACAGCTGAAAGATGCTAAAAATCTCACCGCGATAAAAATTGCTGATTCTGATCAACTGCGTGTTGGGGATTATACCGTGGCAATCGGTAACCCTTATGGCCTGGGTGAAACCGTCACTTCTGGTATCGTGTCAGCATTGGGTCGTAGTGGCTTGAATGTGGAAAACTACGAAAACTTTATCCAGACTGATGCGGCCATTAACCGTGGCAACTCCGGTGGCGCACTGATCAACCTGAACGGTGAGCTGATTGGGATTAACACCGCTATTCTGGCACCTGATGGCGGCAATATTGGTATCGGTTTCGCTATTCCAAGTAACATGGTGAAAAACCTGACCGCTCAGATGGTTGAGTTTGGCCAGGTGAAACGCGGTGAACTGGGAATCATGGGCACTGAGTTGAACTCTGAGCTGGCCAAAGCGATGAATGTGGATGCACAGAAAGGCGCCTTTATTAGCCAGGTACTGCCAAAATCTGCTGCTGCTAAAGCAGGGATCAAGGCGGGGGATGTGATTGTCAGCATGAATGGCAAAGCTATCAACAGTTTTGCAGGCTTCCGTGCTGAGATTGGTTCTTTGCCAGTGGGTAGCAAAATGACCTTAGGTTTGCTGCGCGAGGGTAAACCAGTCAATGTGGAAGTCACATTAGAGCAGAGCAGCCAAACGCAAGTTGATTCAGGCAATCTTTACACCGGTATTGAAGGCGCTGAATTAAGCAACTCTGATGTTAATGGTAAAAAAGGTGTGAAAGTTGATAGCGTGAAAACAGGTACCGCTGCGGCGCGCATCGGCCTGAAAAAAGGCGATATTATCATGGGCGTTAACCAGCAACCTGTCCAGAATCTGGGTGAGCTGCGGAAAATCCTTGATACCAAACCATCGGTATTGGCATTGAGTATTCAGCGTGGTGATACTTCACTCTACTTGTTGATGCAGTAA